A section of the Oreochromis niloticus isolate F11D_XX linkage group LG9, O_niloticus_UMD_NMBU, whole genome shotgun sequence genome encodes:
- the ggh gene encoding gamma-glutamyl hydrolase, producing the protein MAFLLPEKTFFKTRNMFLLLLCVFLSCLPFYLSAQTDRQNERPIIGVLAQDVYLPQPNETAYIAASYVKFLESAGARVVPVMINQTLEEYKTLFNSINGILYPGGGVSIVSSGYERAAKIFYELAIEANKRGDYFPVWGTCLGFEQLMYLTSKKTILAYTNTSGVALPLNFTNAEDSRMFKGFPAQLMKDLASEPLTVNSHKWSLGMLTYNTNEELKKFYKVLSVNTDGNVEFVSTVEAYDYPIYGTQWHPEKNAFEWTRPSIPHSPSAVKTTFYMAEFFVNEARKNFHKFETEEGESKALIYNYNPVYTGTKSAFEQTYFF; encoded by the exons ATGGCATTTCTTTTACCTGAGAAGACCTTTTTCAAAACCAGAAACATGTTCTTGCTCTTGCTGTGCGTTTTTCTTTCGTGTCTGCCATTTTATTTATCAGCCCAGACTGATAGACAAAACGAAAGACCCATAATAG GTGTACTGGCACAGGACGTTTATTTACCCCAGCCTAACGAAACAGCTTACATAGCTGCCTCCTATGTGAAGTTCCTGGAGTCAGCAGGAGCGAGAGTTGTACCTGTCAT GATAAACCAGACACTGGAGGAGTATAAGACACTGTTCAACTCAATCAATGG GATCCTTTACCCAGGCGGCGGTGTCAGCATTGTCTCATCTGGCTATGAAAGGGCTGCTAAAATCTTTTATGAGCTCGCTATTGAG GCAAACAAGCGTGGCGACTATTTTCCTGTGTGGGGTACCTGTCTTGGGTTTGAACAGCTGATGTATTTAACAAGCAAAAAGACTATACTGGCATATACCAATACCAGCGGCGTGGCATTGCCTCTGAACTTCACTAATG CTGAAGACAGCAGGATGTTTAAAGGCTTCCCTGCTCAGCTCATGAAAGATCTAGCCTCTGAGCCACTGACAGTTAACTCTCACAAATGGAGCTTGGGAATGTTG ACTTACAATACAAATGAGGAACTGAAGAAGTTTTACAAAGTTCTCTCTGTAAACACAGATGGAAATGTAGAGTTTGTGTCAACAGTGGAAG CATATGACTATCCTATTTACGGGACACAGTGGCATCCAGAgaaaaatgcttttgaatggaCACGGCCTTCTATTCCCCATTCCCCATCGGCAGTCAAGACCACCTTCTATATGGCCGAATTCTTTGTCAATGAGG CCAGGAAGAACTTTCACAAATTTGAAACTGAGGAGGGGGAGAGCAAAGCGCTGATATACAACTACAATCCTGTTTACACTGGGACTAAAAGTGCCTTTGAGCAAACATATTTCTTCTGA
- the LOC100693849 gene encoding apolipoprotein D: protein MTAFKVLFALLLTAATIDSQSFHGGKCPKPSVQEDFNVTKYMGTWYEIEKLPAVFERGTCNQATYSLQSDGTVKVHNAELLSDGTINSIEGVAKVKDPSQPAVLSVNFFKGVADSPYWVLSTDYQSYSLVYSCSDFFGVFNIDFAWILARTRTLTEDVIKQLHEKLTAAGVNVNRLEVSNQTACGVMVMT, encoded by the exons ATGACGGCATTCAAG gtTCTGTTTGCGCTTCTCCTGACTGCAGCAACAATTGACAGTCAGTCTTTTCATGGTGGCAAGTGCCCCAAGCCATCTGTTCAAGAAGACTTCAACGTTACAAAG TATATGGGTACCTGGTACGAAATTGAGAAgcttccagctgtgtttgaaaGAGGAACATGCAACCAAGCTACATACAGTCTTCAGTCCGATGGAACAGTCAAAGTTCACAATGCGGAGCTCCT GTCTGATGGGACGATAAACTCAATTGAGGGAGTTGCCAAAGTTAAAGACCCATCTCAGCCTGCGGTTCTAAGTGTCAACTTCTTTAAAG GTGTTGCAGATAGTCCCTACTGGGTGCTCTCCACAGATTATCAGTCCTATTCTTTGGTGTACTCCTGTTCTGACTTCTTTGGAGTTTTTAACATTGACTTTGCCTGGATCCTGGCCCGCACTCGTACGCTGACTGAGGATGTCATCAAACAGTTACATGAGAAGCTGACTGCTGCAGGTGTCAATGTAAATCGCCTTGAAGTCTCCAACCAGACTGCTTGTGGTGTTATGGTTATGACCTGA